One window from the genome of Carnobacteriaceae bacterium zg-84 encodes:
- a CDS encoding class I SAM-dependent methyltransferase encodes MSEHYYSHTPTSKTDEQKHTIVVANQTLSIWTDHGVFSKTGLDFGSRTLLETIKQDMILPKNPAILDVGCGYGPIGLTLAKAYSDAFVTMVDINERAVHLTEKNIHENKVNHAKVLQSNVYEAITEQFDMIVSNPPIRAGKKVVHHILEESISYLKPNGYIVIVIQKKQGAPSAQKKMEDVFGNVTLLNRDKGYWILCSQLKG; translated from the coding sequence ATGTCAGAACATTATTATAGCCACACACCTACAAGTAAGACCGATGAACAAAAACATACGATTGTTGTGGCAAATCAAACATTATCTATATGGACAGATCACGGTGTGTTTTCAAAAACAGGTTTAGACTTTGGTTCTCGTACACTACTTGAAACCATTAAACAAGATATGATACTGCCTAAAAATCCCGCTATTTTAGATGTTGGTTGTGGATATGGTCCCATTGGATTAACACTAGCAAAAGCCTATTCAGATGCTTTTGTGACAATGGTGGACATAAACGAACGTGCGGTTCATCTAACAGAAAAAAATATACATGAAAATAAAGTCAATCATGCAAAAGTACTACAATCTAATGTGTACGAAGCGATAACAGAGCAATTTGATATGATTGTTTCTAATCCACCTATTCGTGCAGGAAAAAAAGTTGTGCATCATATTCTTGAAGAAAGTATATCGTATTTAAAACCTAATGGTTATATTGTAATTGTCATTCAAAAAAAACAAGGAGCACCTAGTGCACAGAAAAAAATGGAAGATGTTTTTGGCAATGTGACATTATTAAACCGTGATAAAGGGTATTGGATTTTGTGTAGTCAATTAAAGGGATAA
- the gndA gene encoding NADP-dependent phosphogluconate dehydrogenase: MTKQQIGVVGMAVMGKNLALNIESRGYTVSIFNRTTSKTDAVIAEHPDKKLVPTYSIEEFVDSLEKPRRILLMVQAGKPTDLTIQSLLPHLDKGDILIDGGNTFFKDTMRRNEELASSGINFIGTGVSGGEEGALKGPAIMPGGQKEAYDLVAPILREIAAKAKDGEPCVTYIGENGAGHYVKMVHNGIEYGDMQLIAESYDLLRHLLGLSIEEIASIFKEWNQGELDSYLMEITADILTKYDAQTGKPMVDVIVDSAGNKGTGKWTSQNALDLGVPLSLITESVFARYISTFKEERETASTLLPTVEKESISKEDKEKWIESIRRALYFSKIMSYAQGFAQMRIASDEFGWSLQYGDIAKIFRAGCIIRAQFLQKITDAYTKNPDLTNLLLDDYFLNITKEYHQSVRDVVSLAVRNGIPVPTFSAAITYFDAYRTPVLPANLIQAQRDYFGAHTYKRVDKDGTFHYEWLKDNELEV; encoded by the coding sequence TTGACTAAGCAACAAATCGGTGTTGTCGGCATGGCCGTCATGGGAAAAAATTTAGCATTAAACATTGAAAGTAGAGGATATACGGTATCTATTTTTAACCGTACAACGTCCAAAACAGACGCTGTTATTGCTGAACATCCAGATAAAAAATTAGTACCAACTTATTCGATTGAAGAATTTGTTGATTCATTGGAAAAGCCAAGACGTATTTTGTTAATGGTACAAGCAGGAAAACCAACAGATTTAACCATTCAATCATTATTACCACATTTAGATAAAGGCGATATTTTAATTGACGGAGGAAATACATTCTTTAAAGATACAATGCGTCGCAATGAAGAATTGGCAAGCTCTGGTATTAACTTTATCGGAACAGGTGTTTCTGGAGGAGAAGAAGGTGCTTTGAAAGGACCTGCGATTATGCCAGGAGGACAAAAAGAAGCATATGATTTAGTAGCACCTATTTTACGAGAAATTGCAGCAAAAGCCAAAGACGGAGAGCCTTGTGTCACATATATTGGCGAAAATGGAGCAGGTCATTATGTGAAAATGGTTCATAATGGTATCGAATATGGCGATATGCAGTTAATTGCTGAATCCTATGATTTATTACGTCATTTATTAGGTTTATCTATCGAAGAGATTGCCTCTATTTTTAAAGAATGGAATCAAGGCGAGTTAGATAGTTATTTAATGGAAATTACAGCCGATATTTTAACAAAATACGATGCTCAAACAGGAAAACCAATGGTTGATGTGATTGTAGATAGTGCCGGTAATAAAGGAACAGGTAAATGGACATCACAAAATGCATTAGATTTAGGTGTGCCATTATCCTTAATCACAGAATCTGTTTTTGCTAGATATATTTCAACATTTAAAGAAGAACGTGAAACAGCATCAACTCTTTTACCGACTGTTGAAAAAGAAAGTATTTCTAAAGAAGATAAAGAAAAATGGATTGAAAGCATTCGCCGTGCCTTATACTTTAGTAAAATTATGAGCTATGCACAAGGATTTGCCCAAATGCGTATTGCCAGTGATGAGTTTGGCTGGAGCTTACAATATGGTGATATTGCCAAAATCTTTAGAGCAGGTTGTATCATTCGTGCACAATTTTTACAAAAAATTACAGATGCCTACACAAAAAATCCTGATTTAACGAACTTATTATTAGATGATTATTTCTTAAACATTACAAAAGAATATCATCAATCTGTTCGTGATGTTGTTTCTTTAGCTGTTAGAAACGGTATACCAGTACCAACATTCTCAGCAGCGATTACATATTTTGATGCATATCGTACACCAGTATTACCTGCTAATTTAATTCAAGCACAACGTGACTACTTCGGTGCACATACATATAAACGTGTTGATAAAGACGGCACATTCCACTATGAGTGGTTAAAAGATAATGAATTAGAAGTATAA
- the yaaA gene encoding peroxide stress protein YaaA produces the protein MKILIPTAKELLPTLPSTQRPPLSNQTQDILSVLQEKTVEELATFFHISYDRAVVEHNRIQSFHTAPCYRAITLFNGLMYRQINRQNLSEKEIAYLDKHVYITSALYGIIPATAPIVEHRFDFAHALQVNGKTLKQLWKEHFDGFASSHQPILSLLSSEFEQIFSKEISQQFYTCSFLNHKHKTHSTTSKKGRGGLVNTLITKHITDIQDIKLLQFNGFSYCAEKSSDTHFCFVSQP, from the coding sequence ATGAAAATACTTATTCCAACGGCTAAAGAATTATTACCTACTTTACCAAGTACACAAAGACCTCCACTTTCTAATCAAACACAAGACATTTTATCTGTCTTACAAGAAAAAACAGTGGAAGAACTGGCAACATTTTTTCACATATCCTATGATCGTGCCGTTGTTGAGCATAATCGAATTCAATCATTTCATACAGCACCTTGTTATCGTGCTATTACCTTATTTAACGGATTGATGTATCGCCAAATCAATCGTCAGAACTTATCAGAAAAAGAAATAGCGTATCTTGATAAACATGTGTATATAACATCCGCTTTATATGGTATCATTCCTGCTACAGCACCTATTGTTGAGCATCGTTTTGATTTTGCACACGCCTTACAAGTCAATGGTAAAACGCTAAAACAACTATGGAAAGAACATTTTGACGGATTTGCATCATCACATCAACCTATTTTATCGCTATTATCCAGTGAATTTGAACAGATTTTTTCTAAAGAGATATCACAACAATTTTATACATGCTCTTTTTTAAATCATAAACATAAAACACATTCTACAACATCTAAAAAAGGACGTGGAGGCTTAGTCAATACCTTGATAACTAAGCATATTACGGATATTCAAGATATAAAATTATTACAGTTTAATGGTTTTTCTTACTGCGCTGAAAAATCAAGCGACACACATTTTTGCTTTGTTTCTCAGCCATAA
- the queA gene encoding tRNA preQ1(34) S-adenosylmethionine ribosyltransferase-isomerase QueA → MLTTKDFDFDLPEELIAQTPLKERSKSRLLALNATSGAYQDETFINVVNHLHEGDVLVLNDTRVLPARLHGEKEDTGAHVELLLLTNIEGDKWEALVKPAKRVKVGTVISFGDGRLKAKVIEEQEHGGRIVEFMYQGVFLEVLDSLGEMPLPPYIKEHLDDKERYQTVYAKEVGSAAAPTAGLHFTPELLEQIEAKGVDIAYLTLHVGLGTFRPVSVENLSEHKMHSEFYQLNQETANKINAAKKRGNRVIAVGTTSIRTLETIATANQGTMIASSGWTDIFISPGYTFKIVDGFITNFHLPKSTLVMLVSAFAGRENVLNAYQHAISKKYRFFSFGDAMIVEKFV, encoded by the coding sequence ATGTTAACGACAAAAGACTTTGATTTTGATTTGCCGGAGGAGCTGATTGCACAGACACCTTTAAAAGAACGGAGTAAATCAAGATTACTTGCCTTAAATGCCACAAGTGGTGCGTATCAAGATGAAACATTTATCAATGTTGTCAATCATCTGCATGAGGGAGATGTATTAGTTTTAAATGATACACGTGTTTTACCCGCAAGATTGCATGGAGAAAAAGAAGATACGGGTGCTCATGTTGAATTGTTATTATTGACGAATATAGAGGGAGATAAATGGGAAGCTCTTGTGAAACCTGCTAAGCGTGTTAAAGTAGGAACAGTTATTTCATTTGGAGATGGACGCTTAAAAGCAAAAGTTATCGAAGAACAAGAGCACGGAGGACGCATTGTTGAATTTATGTATCAAGGTGTCTTTTTAGAAGTCTTAGATTCTTTAGGGGAAATGCCTTTACCACCATATATTAAAGAGCATTTGGATGATAAAGAACGCTATCAAACCGTTTATGCAAAAGAAGTTGGTTCTGCGGCTGCCCCAACAGCAGGTTTGCATTTCACACCAGAATTATTAGAACAAATTGAAGCAAAGGGTGTAGACATTGCTTATTTGACATTGCATGTCGGATTAGGCACATTTAGACCGGTTTCTGTTGAAAATTTAAGTGAGCATAAAATGCATTCAGAATTTTATCAGTTAAATCAAGAAACAGCTAATAAAATCAATGCAGCGAAAAAAAGAGGAAATCGTGTCATAGCTGTTGGAACAACGTCTATTCGTACACTAGAAACTATTGCCACAGCGAACCAAGGTACGATGATAGCATCAAGTGGGTGGACAGATATATTTATTTCCCCTGGGTATACGTTTAAAATTGTCGACGGTTTTATTACGAATTTTCATTTACCAAAATCTACTTTAGTTATGCTTGTATCAGCATTTGCAGGACGAGAAAATGTGTTAAATGCTTATCAACATGCCATTTCTAAAAAATATCGTTTCTTTAGTTTTGGCGATGCAATGATTGTTGAAAAATTTGTATAA
- the ruvB gene encoding Holliday junction branch migration DNA helicase RuvB: protein MSFDEERFMSSHVRTEQEEQAEMSLRPKTLAQYIGQDRVKHELAIYIKAAKERQEALDHVLLYGPPGLGKTTMAMVIANEIGVGIRTTSGPAIERPGDLVALLSDLNPGDILFIDEIHRLPRQVEEMLYSAMEDFYIDIISGQGATAQPIHFPLPPFTLVGATTKAGSLSAPLRDRFGIVSHMEYYDVEALSEIVKRSASIFDMEIDEAGAYEIGLRSRGTPRIANRLLKRVRDYTQVFGQGVITKELSDKALSLLRVDEKGLDHVDRNLLETMIQLYNGGPVGLSTIAANISEDTDTIEDMYEPYLLQMGFLQRTPRGRVVTEYAYKHLGIAYKKDE, encoded by the coding sequence ATGTCATTTGATGAAGAACGTTTTATGTCTAGTCATGTTAGAACAGAACAAGAAGAACAAGCAGAGATGTCTTTACGTCCAAAAACATTAGCACAGTATATTGGGCAAGACCGTGTAAAGCATGAGCTAGCAATTTATATAAAAGCTGCAAAAGAACGTCAAGAAGCATTAGACCACGTTTTATTATATGGTCCTCCAGGATTAGGAAAAACAACAATGGCAATGGTCATTGCGAATGAAATCGGTGTAGGCATTCGTACAACGAGTGGTCCGGCAATCGAAAGACCGGGTGATTTAGTTGCTTTATTAAGTGATTTAAATCCGGGTGATATTTTGTTTATTGATGAAATTCATCGTTTGCCACGACAAGTGGAAGAAATGTTATATTCTGCTATGGAAGATTTTTATATTGATATTATTTCTGGTCAAGGAGCTACGGCACAGCCCATTCATTTTCCATTGCCACCGTTCACACTCGTTGGTGCAACAACAAAAGCAGGTTCTTTATCAGCACCATTAAGAGATAGATTTGGTATCGTTTCTCACATGGAATATTATGATGTAGAAGCTCTTTCTGAAATTGTCAAACGTTCGGCATCTATTTTTGATATGGAGATTGATGAGGCAGGAGCGTATGAAATTGGGTTACGTTCACGTGGGACACCGCGTATTGCCAATCGTTTATTAAAACGTGTTCGAGATTACACACAAGTTTTTGGACAAGGTGTGATAACAAAGGAATTATCGGATAAAGCATTATCCTTATTACGTGTTGATGAAAAAGGTTTAGATCATGTGGATAGAAATTTATTAGAAACGATGATACAACTTTACAATGGTGGCCCAGTCGGACTAAGTACAATCGCCGCAAACATTAGTGAAGATACCGATACAATAGAAGATATGTATGAACCGTACTTACTTCAAATGGGCTTTTTACAAAGAACCCCAAGAGGTAGGGTTGTGACTGAATATGCCTATAAGCATTTAGGTATTGCATATAAAAAAGATGAATAG
- the gpsB gene encoding cell division regulator GpsB translates to MAKRNLTPQDIYDQAFKTSMRGYNTVEVDEFLDLIMQDYDMFETELAKLKQENIRLINKIGELSEKNGGSDAKPQTSSAGTTNYDILRRISNLEKHVFGSKLDNVQ, encoded by the coding sequence ATGGCAAAAAGAAACTTAACCCCACAAGATATTTATGATCAAGCATTTAAAACAAGCATGAGAGGATACAACACTGTTGAAGTAGATGAATTTTTAGATTTAATCATGCAAGATTACGACATGTTTGAAACAGAACTAGCAAAATTAAAACAAGAAAATATTCGCTTAATCAACAAAATTGGCGAATTATCAGAAAAAAATGGTGGTTCTGATGCAAAACCTCAAACATCAAGTGCCGGCACAACAAACTACGATATTTTAAGACGTATATCAAACTTAGAAAAACACGTTTTTGGTTCAAAATTGGACAATGTTCAATAA
- a CDS encoding class I SAM-dependent RNA methyltransferase, which yields MKTFKLMATCAAGIEALVGKELKDMGYTCQVENGKVLFEGTAYDIAKTNLWLRTADRIKIIFGTFKARTFDELFEKTKALPWEDMLPLDANFPVSGKSVKSTLHHVPSCQSITKKAIVTRLSNYYHRKTKLAETGAVYPIEVSVLKDVVTLTLDTTGSSLFKRGYRTEKGGAPLKENMAAALIQLTTWFPDRPLYDPTCGSGTIPIEAALIGLNIAPGLNRHFACETWDIFDNDIFEQVRQDAKNQIKKDVTLDITGTDIDGSMIEIAKRNAEKAGVSEHIQFKQMQLSDFKTKKEFGILISNPPYGDRLLDEDKVHHLYQQMGQTYAHIPTWSKYILTSDLAFETYYGQQATKKRKLYNGAIRTDYFQFWGLRPKKNTEQ from the coding sequence ATGAAAACATTCAAATTGATGGCGACGTGTGCGGCTGGTATTGAAGCACTCGTTGGTAAAGAATTAAAAGATATGGGATACACTTGCCAAGTTGAAAATGGTAAAGTGCTATTTGAAGGAACAGCTTATGATATTGCCAAAACAAATCTATGGCTACGTACGGCTGACCGTATTAAAATTATTTTTGGAACATTTAAAGCACGTACATTTGATGAATTATTTGAAAAAACAAAAGCACTTCCTTGGGAAGATATGTTACCTTTAGACGCTAATTTTCCTGTTTCTGGAAAATCTGTTAAATCAACACTTCATCATGTACCTAGCTGTCAATCTATTACAAAAAAAGCGATTGTTACAAGACTTTCTAACTACTATCATCGCAAAACAAAACTAGCCGAAACAGGTGCTGTCTACCCTATTGAAGTATCTGTTTTAAAAGATGTCGTCACATTAACATTAGACACAACCGGATCTAGTTTATTTAAACGTGGGTATCGTACTGAAAAAGGTGGTGCCCCTTTAAAAGAAAACATGGCAGCTGCACTAATCCAATTAACAACATGGTTCCCTGACAGACCTTTATACGACCCAACATGTGGATCAGGTACTATTCCGATTGAAGCAGCCCTAATAGGATTGAATATTGCTCCTGGATTAAATCGTCATTTTGCGTGTGAAACATGGGATATTTTTGATAATGATATTTTTGAACAAGTTCGACAAGATGCCAAAAATCAAATCAAAAAAGATGTCACACTTGATATTACAGGTACTGATATTGACGGCTCAATGATTGAGATTGCCAAACGAAATGCTGAAAAAGCAGGTGTGTCAGAGCATATTCAGTTTAAACAAATGCAATTATCAGATTTCAAAACAAAAAAAGAGTTCGGTATTTTAATTTCAAATCCTCCTTATGGTGATAGATTGTTAGATGAAGATAAAGTACATCACTTGTATCAACAAATGGGACAAACGTATGCACACATACCAACTTGGAGTAAGTATATTTTAACAAGTGATTTAGCTTTCGAAACTTACTATGGTCAACAAGCAACTAAAAAACGTAAATTATATAATGGAGCTATTCGTACAGACTATTTTCAATTTTGGGGTTTAAGACCAAAAAAAAATACGGAACAATAG
- a CDS encoding heavy metal-binding domain-containing protein: MLLTTTEHVVGYTIQKYCDVVFGEMMGFVEGLVDVAMDETELSDIREAAYLEMCMKASDLDANGIIGIRVHYQLLACGKVFVSCCGTAVKIEKA; this comes from the coding sequence ATGTTGCTGACGACAACCGAACACGTAGTAGGATATACCATTCAAAAGTATTGTGATGTTGTATTTGGAGAAATGATGGGATTTGTTGAAGGCTTAGTCGATGTGGCAATGGACGAAACAGAATTATCAGATATTCGAGAAGCCGCGTATTTGGAAATGTGTATGAAAGCTAGTGATCTTGATGCGAATGGTATTATTGGTATTCGTGTCCATTATCAATTATTAGCGTGTGGAAAAGTGTTTGTGTCGTGCTGTGGCACGGCTGTGAAAATCGAAAAGGCTTAA
- a CDS encoding thermonuclease family protein, whose product MKLKQLWFIMLAFFCVGCQVQTSTPIQNQEQVTLKRVVDGDTVIFNIDGKETKVRVLLVDTPESVKPDTPIYPFGKEASERTKELLKKAKIISLEYEETGKKEDKYDRALAYVFVDGKLLEEILVEEGLARVAFYKGQEKYLSLLKTKQEAAKKKKIGIWSIEGYVTERGYVLDTK is encoded by the coding sequence ATGAAATTAAAACAATTATGGTTTATCATGCTCGCATTTTTTTGTGTTGGTTGCCAAGTACAAACAAGCACACCAATACAAAACCAAGAACAAGTAACCTTAAAACGAGTGGTAGACGGAGATACTGTTATTTTCAATATTGATGGAAAAGAAACAAAAGTGCGTGTATTATTAGTCGATACGCCTGAAAGTGTAAAGCCAGATACACCGATTTATCCTTTTGGGAAAGAGGCGAGTGAACGAACAAAAGAATTGTTAAAAAAAGCCAAAATTATTTCTTTGGAATATGAAGAAACAGGCAAAAAAGAAGATAAGTACGACAGAGCGTTAGCGTATGTCTTTGTCGACGGGAAATTATTAGAAGAAATTCTTGTTGAAGAGGGTTTAGCACGAGTTGCTTTTTATAAAGGACAAGAAAAATATTTATCATTATTGAAAACAAAGCAAGAAGCGGCTAAGAAAAAGAAAATAGGAATATGGTCTATTGAGGGTTATGTAACAGAAAGAGGATATGTGTTAGATACAAAATAA
- a CDS encoding carboxypeptidase M32, with product MHQKEKEFRDYLKEIALLNEVLSLLGWDTSTGMPKEATSFRSEVKGYISGKAFEMSISEKLVSFLTYFEEHTDELSKDGLLLFEKVKENYELNNKIPVEQYTEYAKLITKAEDAWHQGRLAKDFKRFEPVLEQCISMIRSFIPLWQKDEKTPYDVLLNKHEPGMTTEKLDILFSELRNGLIDIRKTLEEKGTPPRTDFLTRHVPKYQQDKFVREIARKIGYDFNKGRLDDTTHPFMQELNRNDVRITTRWNEHDFKMAVFGVIHEAGHGIYEQNIDAKFDYTPLTNGTSTGIHESQSLFYEMMIGSDKDFWRENYSLFQSITEGTFDDIDFDTFYKGLHHSQSSFIRIEADTLTYPLHIIIRYEIEKMLFNDNLPVSELPRVWNEKYEEYLGIIPKDDLEGVLQDVHWSGGLFGYFPSYALGYMYAAQLRHAMEKDLCMKDVFKQDVYLPIREWLTHHIHQYGSSKKPNELILNATGEPLSSKYLLDRQREIYFDVYDI from the coding sequence ATGCACCAAAAAGAAAAAGAATTTCGTGATTATTTAAAGGAAATTGCCCTATTAAATGAAGTATTATCATTACTTGGCTGGGATACATCCACTGGTATGCCAAAAGAAGCAACATCATTTCGATCAGAGGTTAAAGGTTATATATCGGGTAAAGCCTTTGAAATGAGTATATCAGAAAAACTAGTGTCATTCTTAACTTATTTTGAAGAACATACAGATGAATTATCTAAAGACGGTTTGTTACTCTTTGAAAAAGTCAAAGAAAATTATGAATTGAACAACAAGATTCCTGTTGAACAATATACAGAATATGCAAAACTCATCACAAAAGCAGAAGATGCTTGGCATCAAGGACGTCTTGCCAAAGATTTTAAACGCTTTGAACCAGTATTAGAACAATGTATCTCTATGATTCGTTCATTTATTCCACTATGGCAAAAAGATGAAAAAACACCTTATGACGTTTTATTAAATAAACACGAGCCAGGTATGACAACTGAAAAATTAGACATTTTATTTTCAGAATTAAGAAATGGTTTAATTGATATTCGTAAAACATTAGAAGAAAAAGGAACACCACCTAGAACAGACTTTTTAACACGTCATGTACCAAAATACCAACAAGATAAATTTGTTCGAGAAATTGCTCGTAAAATTGGATATGATTTCAACAAAGGACGTTTAGATGATACAACGCACCCATTTATGCAAGAATTAAACAGAAATGATGTTCGCATCACAACACGTTGGAACGAACATGATTTTAAAATGGCTGTATTTGGTGTTATCCACGAAGCTGGACATGGCATTTATGAACAAAATATTGATGCTAAATTCGACTATACACCACTAACTAATGGAACGAGTACAGGAATACACGAATCACAATCTCTCTTTTATGAAATGATGATTGGTAGCGACAAAGATTTTTGGAGAGAAAACTATTCTCTATTCCAAAGCATTACAGAGGGAACTTTTGATGATATTGACTTTGATACTTTCTATAAAGGACTACATCATTCACAATCTTCCTTTATTCGCATTGAAGCCGATACATTAACTTATCCTCTACACATTATTATTCGCTATGAAATTGAAAAAATGTTGTTTAATGACAATCTTCCTGTGAGTGAATTGCCACGTGTATGGAATGAAAAATACGAAGAGTATCTAGGTATTATACCAAAAGATGATTTAGAAGGTGTCTTACAGGACGTTCATTGGAGCGGTGGACTATTCGGTTACTTCCCGTCCTATGCTTTAGGATACATGTACGCTGCACAATTACGTCATGCAATGGAAAAAGATTTATGTATGAAAGACGTCTTTAAACAAGATGTTTATTTACCAATTCGAGAATGGTTAACGCATCACATTCATCAATACGGTTCATCTAAAAAACCAAATGAATTGATTTTAAATGCAACTGGTGAACCACTATCATCAAAATATTTATTGGATAGACAACGTGAGATTTATTTTGATGTATATGATATTTAA
- the trxA gene encoding thioredoxin, with the protein MVLSLTDATFEKETEKGLVLVDFWATWCGPCRMQAPIIDALDEELGDKVTFAKMDIDENPETAKELRIMSIPTLLIKKDGVIVDQLVGLHQKGHLEEILEKYM; encoded by the coding sequence ATGGTTTTATCATTAACAGATGCAACATTTGAAAAAGAAACAGAAAAAGGTCTTGTTTTAGTTGATTTTTGGGCAACATGGTGTGGTCCTTGTCGTATGCAAGCACCAATTATTGATGCTTTAGATGAAGAATTGGGTGATAAAGTAACATTTGCAAAAATGGATATTGACGAAAATCCAGAAACAGCAAAAGAATTACGTATTATGAGTATTCCAACACTTCTCATCAAAAAAGACGGTGTGATTGTTGACCAACTTGTTGGTTTACATCAAAAAGGACACTTAGAAGAAATTTTAGAAAAATATATGTAA